The segment TCCTAGTATCTGACTTTATACATTCCTATCTAGTTGTACAATCCCAAGAGGTAGAGTCTCTTTCTACACAGCCTGTGAGGGATGTGACCTATATAGAGAAGgatgctctgttttgttttggattaCAATAGATGCAACTAATCAGACTAGGCTGATTTTAATTCTAGCATAACTCACTGTTTTATCTTGAGAGCATGAAAAATATGATTCCATGTTCCTATCTCCCTCCTTTGTTCTTGTGCATGATCTCATATAATATTGAGACCATTTCTGGTCTAGGTTTATGCAAAAGATATCTTTCTCCTGGTTTGCTACTAAAGTAGGAAATTATAACATGGGGCATGCTGAGGCTGGGAGAACCGAAGTCCAGTCTCTGTGGTCATTTCTATGtgctcttcctttcctctgaaCTGGTTGCTCTCGTGGCGATTTAAAGAACTGACAACAGAGACAGTCTGAGTAACAATAGGAGTTACACACCAGTGAAAAGTGAAAATACAAGATGGAGCTGAGGAATGGCAGTGAACACCAGAACTTTGTTGTTCAAGTGGCTTATAGGtggttggttttggctcctaGATTCTTCCTTGGTTTTCCCTGAATGCCATGTGACCCAACAGAACCAGTGTGCCAGCACGTGAAAGCTTAAATAACACTTGCCTTTACTGATTCCCTCTCTTGTGCTTTCAAGAGCATGAATATGGTGCTCTGCCTTTCCCAGTAGCAAACTGAGTGCTCTGTTCCCCTGCTCCAGCACAGGCACTGCCCAGCGGCTGGCAgatattttgagaaagaacttcTTTTCATCCATACTCTTCTAATCTATCATCTCAGGTTTTCCTTGAAAGTAAATCAAACCAATCTTTAAAGGAATTTGAGAAATTGAAATAAGTTTTCTAACTTACCAGACAGTCAGAGAACTTCTTGAATGCTGATACGGAGAGTGAGCCAGAAACAATGAACTGTAGACATAGAGAAATCCGTGAATCGTAGGTTCTCTGCTTGCACCTGGGAATGTCTCTTTGTACTAGAGATTGGTCcagttatgtttgtttgcttgtttccctCACACACAGcatactttttttctttagattAACTCTTGGGGATACACTCTAATTCCCCACCCTCATTTTCTTGCATGTAAAGGACTTGATAACAGATGACTCGACTGTGCATGACAGCCTCCTACTCAACTTCATCTCATTCTCAGTCTCATCTTGTGAACGCTCTACCTTCCACATGTTTTGGATCATCCCCTTTCAAGACCCTCCATCCTATACCTTGGCTTTGTATTAGGAATGAGTTTAAGCTGCAGTAGAGTTAAGTCTGAAGTGGGGAGTGGCAGCCCCCCCTTTCTGATCAATCAGAGCTGTTATTTCTAAAAACTCTCTAGCCATTAGACACAGAACTTTCCAAGAACTTGCTTTGAACAGGCTGGGGACACCTACTCCTGCACAGGGAGAGTTGTCCTAGCAATCTACTCACAAAGACTCCACCCCAAAATGGATATCCACCAATAAAAGCAGTAGAGTAAAATGCCCAAGTCATAGAGTAAGAGGTGCTCAGTAACCCAAGAACAACTCCGAAGCCAATGTGCATCAATCCAATTGTGATTTGCACTCCctgaaaaagaaaccagagagacattttaaaataacctTTTTATTAGTAGCCTGTGAAATGTTACAACCAAAGTCATTCCTTTTTATTCACTGTCCATGTAACCAGGATCCATGAGAATTCACCTAAACAGTTAATATTTTGATGTATACTGAAACATCAGGGGAGGAAGGGCTTCAGGTAAAACCTTTGTTTGAGGGGCCAGTGAgctggttcagtgggtaaggacaTTTGTTGTCTTGTCTGATGACCAATGTGTGATACTCAGACCCCGTGTAGTGGAGAGAACTGAGTCTTTCAAAttaccctctgacctctatgtatatgtgcatgcatgcacacccgcacttgtacacatacacgcacgtaTGTAATAAACGtttttaataaattttgtttgatttctgCATGACCTACAAAGAGGTCTTTAGGAAGTGTGACTACTTAAGTACCTCCTAGTATCCTTGATGAGTATATTTGTTCATAGACTGCTGTGACCTGAGTGACAGCGACTGTCTTGTATAAGTAAAGCAGTTCTCTGTCCAGGCAATGCTAGTCATGAGAAAAGGAATCAGTAGAAACCAAGTCACTCCTAGAATATTAAGCACATGCCGGATAACACTTTAAACATCCTGCACGTATTATTTCAACATGTCACTGTGCCAACAACTACATGGAGACACAAAGCCATAAGAAATCAAGTGCCCAAGGCACGCCCAGAATGCATGACCCGGGACTGACTCCAAAACTCATTTACAACCTGTCCTTTCTGGCTCAGCTTGGTTCCATCCATTCTGAGTTGCTCTGACTGTTATACTTGTCAAATGGAtttgctttttcctctgtgaATTCCTCTCACATTTTAAGATGTAAAATCCATGGCATTACTTGCTTTTAtatctcatatttttttttatttcaaaaactattattttattttctgcacCTGGGTATTTTGCCTATATGAATGTCTGTGCATCACAAGTGTGCCTGGTGGTGTTCAAGGATGTCCAAAGGGGTTTGGGGTCAGAtaccctgaaactgaagttacaagcaattatgagacaccatgtgggtgctgagaatggtaatgtcctctgcaagagcagtgaatgCTCTCAACCACAACACGGTCTCTCCAGTCCTTGTGTTGCTTGCTTTTTTTAAATGCTGGTATACAACCGTTCTCATACCAAGTAAGAGATATTTTACCAGTGCTAAGGGATAAATCTTTTACTTTGTAACTCTTATCACAACTTTCGTTGTAGAGTACACATGAATTTCTGAGAAGCAACAGTTGCTATATTGGTCCAAAGCTCAGAAACATATCCATAGTTCATTTTGTCCCAAGTTTATGATTATATCTTATTTATCCAGGAAGACTGTAGTCACAGAAACTTCTGTGTTTATTTCCTCAGTGGATAGGTACCAcgtaaaattaaattgaattaaaggaaaaataacaatTTCATAAATACTCTAAAACAATAATGTATTGTTGAAATACACTGAACCTTGTAAAAGCAACCTTGGGGGTGGAGTGTTTATTTTTGGCTCACAATCTCAGTTTATAGTCCATCACTgtagagaagtcaaggcagaaacttcCAAGAACTATTCATATCACATGAGATAGGGGTGTATGCCAACCTACTCACTTACTCATGCTCAGCTTGATTTATCCACTCTCATACTGCCCAGAactccctgcctagggaatggtgttaCCCATGGTGGGTTGGATCCCCCCATATCAATTAACTTAATTAAGATAATCCCTCAAAGGGAAACATGATGCAGACAGTCCTTCATTGAGTCTCTCTTCTCAGGCGATTCTAGGTTGTGCCAGATTGACAATTAAAACTGACCATTCCAGTGACTTCGAGTGGAGGGGACAGATATTTTACCCTAACCAGCCGTGGTCCCTGGAGTATTGTGACAACTAGGGGTGTAGCTTCACAATCTTCATAGAAAGGACCCAGAATGGTCTAATCatgtttttttaaagcagaacattatattttctttaaatatattttgattgtttaTGTCTTTTCTATAAGGCAGAATGCTCCAATTGGATCCTGTTCCATACAGTAAAATCCAAAGCTGTCTACTCCAGGTatgctttcctcctcccctctggcCACCTTCCCACTGGTCCTTGCTTTAAGCATTCTGTTGCCCTTTATTGACCTTCTCCTGTTCATCAAGTATACCATACACATTTCATCTGAAGACCTTTCTAAGTCTGGGTCTCCTCACTCAGTATCACCTTGCAACATATTCTCTAGTTTGCATCCTTATTATGTGTACATAGCTGGGTCATAGACTACCTGCAGGCAGAGAGTGTGCCTGGCTTGGGCTTCAAGATATTTCCAGCAATTGTATGGGGTTGGCTTTGTGAGCTGTGAGTTTACAGGAATTGTACTTCACTTGGAAGGGGAAGATCCAAGGAGCCACCTTTCCAGCGTAGATTGGCTGCTTGAGTGGAGCGTTGGGTactgttcatttttatttgcctGAAACACTGTGACTTAACTAGACTACCCAAAGCAGTAGCTGCTAAGATGGGCATCTATTGTCTACTGACTCTTGTAGCCAAGATTTTGGAGCTGGATACAGGAAGAGGCATGGCACGATTTGGTGGGAGTGTGTGAAGGCATGGGGAAAGCTTAACAAATGACGGTCAGTTCTGTCTAAGCATGTTGAGTCTTTAAGTCATGTGTGCTTAGAGAAAAAAGACTGTGTGTGTCCAGTCAAATCAACTTTTGTAAGCAAAGCAACAAAGACAGAATTTccaagagtttaaaaaaaaaaaaaaccaaaaacgttGCTTCCCTCAGACTGTTTGCCAGTATCTCAATTCTCTTTAAAACAGTTATCAATGATCACTCTAAAGTTAATTCATCTTTATAGAAGTATAGGTTAATAACCAATCCAAAGACAAAAGTAAGGTTGTCTAAAAAGACTTTCAGAGACAGTGAAATCAAGCAAGAAGTATATTGGGCTCCTGTCATGTCACCATTCCTGGATCTTCCTGCTAGGGAGAGCCTTCTGTCAACTCTTAGACTTGTgtctgaatataaaataaatgaacccaGGGTGATTCATACACAtattgatcatttctttctgagagagacacagttagCAGAATAGTCCTTACATGTGTTTGCTCATTGGATGATATACTATTTATAACCGGCAGATGAATACAAGCCTTGCAAATGCAACATTAAAATTCTAGTGGCAAATCCACTCACCCCAAGTGCTACCGCAGCATCTTTAACATTGCTGGTTGCTGCTCCTGGAGCTGGATTTACCCTTGGCACATTTTCTCGACCCAGCTGATTGTTAGGGAAGATTCCTGGAGATGTAATGAAGGAAACTTGCCCAGTCCGTACTTGGTTTCCTACATTTGAAAAACCCAGAGGTTGTTGAGGATGAAGACCCATGGAACTTGTTGGTGGGTAAGGATTCGGAATGGTGCCACGCATTCCAGGGTAGGTAGTCTGGAAAGATGTCCTTATGTCCCCTAAGCAGTAAAACAAACAGAAGTAACGCAATTATCAGGAAGAGAAATTAAAGGACATCTTGTCATCCGTAGGAATATGATTCTCGATTGACCTATATATTGTAATCTTATATATCCCGAGGTTCAAAAGTAAAGGAGGAAACGATGGGAAGGCATTTAGTTCTCAGTTTTTCATATTTAGTtttgcacaagtgtgtgtgtgtgtgtgtgtgtgtgtgtgtgtgtgtgtgtgtgtgtgtgtttcctgagtTCATTGCTTCTGAAAGGCAGCAGGAGGCAGATGGTGACTGAAATGTCAGGAGTCTATGAATGCGTGGTCTGAGTGAGTGCCGCCATTAAAATGCCAATGGTTTGATGCACCAGTAGGCTGTTTATTTAATTCATGCTTTAGACAAAGGGTGAAGACATCCCTGCTCCTGGGCTCTTATGACCCCTGTGAAGTACAAGAAGATGGTTTGCAGGGAAGATGTCAAAAGTGAATCTAAGGGTACTGAACACAGTAGGCTTTGGTGAGGAGTTTTTGCCTTCCTTCTTAAAGGATTACTAATGATTTTTGTCCATATTTAATCATGGAGATTTACTTCCAACAAAATTCCCTTGGCCACATTGGACCTGAGATGCTGATCGAATAAGAATCCTCAAGAgtgatttattttaaatagaaGTAGGGAGACCTAACATGAATGACCATGTGTGAGTTAGCAACTTTCcctaataaataattttaatcttGGACCACATTCCTTGCCATCTTATTGCCTGACAGACACCAGTATAGTTTTCTGTTCCTCGGCAACAGACTAAGAGTGAGATTGTAATGCCTTTCCTCAGCTTCAAGTGAGCTCTTTAGAATAACAGTCGTTAAATAGCACAGGGGCTGTGTACTGTGTTTAATTGCAAATATCAATTTGGGCTTAGAATTCTGGTTCTGATACCAGCTGTGTGTTTAGCAAGTTTGTTGAACTTTCTTTGCTATTGTGTTTGCAACACAGTGTTAAAAACGATAAAAGAGTAGCTTTCCCCCAGAGCTATGAGGGGCGATCCCGTGACATGCAAAGAACTGCTGAAACAGGAGCCATGCATTCTGTAGACCCCGTTTCTGAGACTAAATTTTATTCCAGCTCTTTTTAGTCTCCAACCTGGTACTTCACCAACTGTGGTACCTTGAGCAGCTTTCTCAATCAAATTTCCGTTAGTTCCTGTATCTAAGCTGTAAAAGGACAGAGGTTGCCATTTAAATGGCCCGAATAAAGGTTGAATGATGACGattttcataaagccattgtaaGAGTTCCCAGCACAGGTCAAGAGCCCTGTGAATGGCGTGACTATTGCATTATTAGAACCCAAAACCATCTATCGTATTTCAAGTAGAGGATGTGTGTCCATTTGGTAAAATGGGTTGAACTTCAAAAGGTCAATGCCAAGAGCAAGGAGACAGAAGATGGGTGTAGAGTAATAAGTCAGAACAAGGATTTTCCTGGGCTTTAAAAAGTACAGAATTGCTCTTTCCTGTCTTGCAAGATGGCGGGCGAAAAGGCGGAGAAGCCTGATACAGAGGAGGAAGAAACCTGCGGCCAAGAAGGCTGGCGGTGATGCTGCTGCCTCTCGTGCCCGGCCCGATGGTGCAGTCAAAAGGGGTAGCCCGAAGGTTAAAAAGCCCaagaagggctggggatttagctcagtggtagagcgcttacctaggaagcgcaaggccctgggttcggtccccagctccgaaaaaaaaaagaaccaaaaaaaaaaaaaaaaaaaaaaaaaagcccaagaagGGCCAGCCCCATTGCAGCCGAAATCCTGTCCTGGTTAGAGGAATTGGCAGGTACTCCCGATCTGCCACGTATTCCAGAAAGGCCTTTACAAAAGGAAATACTCAGCTGCCAAGACAAAggttgagaagaagaagaaaaaggagaaggtcCTTGCTACTGTCACAAAAACAATTGGTGGGGCCAAGAACGGAGGCACCTGGTATTATCCTACTGAGATGTGCCTTGAAAGCTGCTGAGCCATGGCCAGAAGCCCTTCAGTCAGCACCTGAGGAGGCTGCGCTCCAGCATCACTTCCGGGACTGCCCTGATCATCCTCACTGGCGCGACACAGAGGCAAGAGAGTGGTTTTCCTGAAGCAGCTGGGCAGTGGCTTGCTACTTGTGACTGGACCTCTTGCCCTCAACAGAGTTCCTCTGCGCAGGACACGCCAGAAGTTTGTCATCACCACCTCTACACAAGTTGATATCAGCGAGGTTAAAATCCCCAAACACCTGACTGATGCTTACTTCAAGAAGAAGCCACTTCACAAGCCCAGGCATCAAGAGGGCAAGATCTTCGATGCGGAGAAGGAGAAATAAGAAATTTCAGAGCAGCAAAAGGCTGATCAGAAAGCTTTGGACTCGCAGATTTTGCCAAAAATCAATGCTGTTCCTCAGCTCAGTTCCTGCGGTCTCAGTTCTCCCTGACAAACGGCATGTATCCTCACAACCTGGTGTTCTAATTGTTAACAACCTAATTAAACAGCCTcataagtttaaaaagaaagtatagaATTAAATGATTGTCCTataagaggggaaggagaggaagggatacatatgcacgcacacatgcatgcgtacacacactgtatttttttttttttttgcctctgatCATTTTGTTAGGAAATTTTAAGACTTTTCGATTTGTGATTTCTTATCTGCTATCCATCTTTGAACACCGAACACGGACTACTAACACCTGACTCTATAAATCCACCTTAGGATGGATTGTGTCCAATTTGCTGAAATTTTAGAAAATGATTAGGAAATGACCCAGTTCAACATTTTTTGGTTCCTATCAAAATGACCTAGTAGTATGTAGATGTGGGAGTGATGCCAGGGAAACAGGCTTAATTGATCCTCCAATCAAAATGAGGATCCATAGAAAGGAAGACAGTCAGCTCAGTGCTGAGTCTATTTtcatagtttcttttttaaaaaggagttagcacattttttcctcttagcaattaATAAGCTACTTGCAaccagttgtttttatttttctaaaaaataagAACTACCACAACTATTTTAAAGTGCATGAACACCTAAAAACACCAAAGTTCTGATGAATTATAAAGCACAGGGACCTTCGCAATAGAAGAACCAGCCGGTGAGCTAATCTcaaataaagatggggaaaaatacGACTGTAATTTCTTTctactccctttcctccttcGTCAGAACAGAACAAACACGGTACTGTTGTTTAGAATGTATTATGTAGAATATAATGAAACCTCACAGTGACTCATAGACACTTCCAACAGAATCATGCAGGACACATGCCTAAAAACATCATctttcagaaaatatttaaaaaggtgACCTAGTGCAGGGTGATTTCCCGCCCTTATTTTCCACAAAGAGGCCTCTTTAGTGAGTCATATTCAGAAACCAAGTGTTTCAATGTCTCTGTTATGTGTGGATCCTTGGTCACCACATTATCAGCAAGGGTTCCTGATGGCGGTTACTACGCATGGAATTTCACACATCTGCATCCATTATTCTTAGCACCAGATTTACAGATATGGGTGTTTGTCTATAGACACACTTGAAGTGCCTTTGATAACAAGTGTAGTAATTGTATTCTTtctctctgggtttctctctCCTTCACCAACCGTCTCAATACAGATTCAAGAATTGGCTTCACTTGTCCAACCCAGAGAGAAGAATGTCAGCAAACCCACCCAGACACATCAGCCCGGCTTCATACCCATTGAGAAAGGCGGGGTGGTCTCGGTGGACTTACGCAGCTTCCCAACACcgcagggctctctctctctctcagctacaGTTTCTGATCTGCTCTTGGACATTTACCTGGAGATTTTAAGCACCTTTACTTCCTTGCTTCAAATGAGCCTATCCCATCTCTACATAGTTCCAAAGTCCTTTCGCTGCTCACTTTCACCCCATTTGTAAATCTGAGAATGTGCTGTTTGCATTTCGTGCTGGGAAATGTGTTCTGACTCATTCGTGCTGGGACGTGAGTTCTGATGCTTCCAgtcacttcctcttcctttctccagcccctttgcGTTCTCACCCTCGCCAAAGCAGTGCCACCCCACATTCTCGTGCCTTTTAAATCAGACAAGCACAACTGCAAATCTCAAACAGTGAAGAGCAGAAAGAAGAGGAGCAAAAGTGCCCACGCTCCAGACACCTGGATGCTGCTACTGAGGATAATTCATCGGGTTTCATTTTACATACAGATGCATATGGTTTTATAAAAACTCACTAAATCAAGGTCAGATTGAGTAGATTTTCTATAATAAACCCTTTTAACTTACCGTTTCATTAACACCTTTACATGTCAATCAACCCTTATAATTCTCAATATAGGCATGTTATAATTTTGGAGGCATTCTAACTATTAATGTCCAGTTGTGTCTCAGAGGTGCAAACAAGTATCCTAAGATCAGAGATCCAGTGTGTGCTCTTGCCTCCAAAAGCCCCATGGCTGGCAAGTTTCACATATGGTGAGAGCCACTGAGTGTTTTTCGAATAAGCAAGTGGGGTCAGTGTCAATTCTTTTCActtacaccccaccccacccccacatatgCTTGCTCACTTGTGCATGGACACACCACCACTGTGTGCacaccgccgccaccaccaccaccaccaccaccaccaccaccaccaccaccaccaccaccaccaccaccaccaccgtgtgcacacaccaccaccaccaccaccaccaccaccaccaccaccaccatttttcttagaaaagaatggtttttgaaaataatgtttttatttattctttgagaatgtcataAAATATATGCTCACACAATATATAtggaaaagaatattttattcttgttcttttctcaactccttccagatccccATCACCTCCCCAACCACTtgacttcatgttctttctctccctaaaAATggacaaccaaccaaccaactgtgGAGCCTGAGCAGGTCAACTACTCCGAGCATgggggcctgccctggagtgtggttgatgtACCCAGGGCCACTCTGTTGAGGAAAGCGTATTTCCCTTCTCCCAGCAGCATCAATCATGGGTAGCTTCCTTGCTAGGAGTCGGACTTTTTAAAGTGTTTGCTTTTAAATTATCTGTGTGTATTCATGgtagtttcctttctctgtggatttgtatttgtatttttctaaagTAGACAACAGGATGCTGGAGCGTTTGTGATGTTATGGACCTTAGAACGAGATAGGTTGAGTCAATGGTCTTGCTCAAAGGATGGGCGTCGTTAAAGGAACAAGAGATCAGAATTGTTTTAGAAAGACAAAGGACTCGTGGTGGCTGTCTGAGAAGGACCCTGTGGTCAGCTTGATTCATGTCAGCTTGGCAGtaagggagtgaagcagacaaTGGGCAGTGCGTTTAAGTCTCCTGTCCCCCTCTGCTGGTCTCATAGACTTACCTCTAGCCAGAGTCTCAGCATAAGACTCAGCGGCCAGGTGTAGGAACATCTGTGTATAACAGAGTGAAGCATTAAAGTGACTGGTGTCAATAAACATCAAGTTTTGACATAAAATGTGTATTTCCTTTCTGTAAAAACACACAgaggaagcttttttttttttttttttttggcaaactGTGGCATAGCTCACCATACAGAATTCTGGAAGGACAGACCTTAGGTCAATCGGGGTTCTAGGAAATGttttttctacattaaaataGTATCACTAACTAGCTTA is part of the Rattus norvegicus strain BN/NHsdMcwi chromosome 1, GRCr8, whole genome shotgun sequence genome and harbors:
- the Ms4a12 gene encoding membrane-spanning 4-domains subfamily A member 12, which codes for MGDIRTSFQTTYPGMRGTIPNPYPPTSSMGLHPQQPLGFSNVGNQVRTGQVSFITSPGIFPNNQLGRENVPRVNPAPGAATSNVKDAAVALGGVQITIGLMHIGFGVVLGLLSTSYSMTWAFYSTAFIGGYPFWGGVFFIVSGSLSVSAFKKFSDCLVKSTLIINIFSIISAFVGVVLFLCDLNNNGHYYQDYWMVLSGRGIAGVLAIFSLLEFSIAWATAYFAYQTILHGNRSVLVAPTVYAANHLMQESSPASPIYDNVPDYAVRQ